From Solwaraspora sp. WMMD1047, the proteins below share one genomic window:
- a CDS encoding S1 family peptidase: MRSMRSALRQAATIGAVATLAAGLLATAPAQAAPVALASADSAAALAERLGARAAGSYLDQATGRMVVPVTDAAAVAEVRAAGAAAKIVKRGAAELAKVTSTLDASAKIPGTAWWVDPVTNQVVVEVDSTITGAKLARVKAAAERHGAAVRIERMAGTLSLTIAGGQAIYTGGSRCSLGFNVRSGSTYYFITAGHCTNIGSTWYGPTSSALLGTRAGTSFPTNDYGIVRLNSSSHPGTVHLYSGTQEITSAGNAYVGQSVRRSGSTTGVRSGSVTGLNATVNYQQGSVYQMIRTNVCAQPGDSGGSMFAGTVALGLTSGGSGNCSTGGTTFFQPVPEVLSRYGVSIY; the protein is encoded by the coding sequence ATGCGATCCATGCGATCCGCACTCCGACAAGCGGCCACCATCGGCGCGGTGGCCACGCTGGCCGCCGGCCTGCTGGCCACGGCTCCGGCCCAGGCGGCGCCCGTCGCGCTCGCCTCGGCCGACTCCGCCGCCGCACTGGCCGAGCGGCTCGGCGCCCGCGCCGCGGGCTCCTACCTCGACCAGGCCACCGGCCGGATGGTCGTCCCCGTCACCGACGCGGCCGCCGTCGCCGAGGTCCGGGCGGCCGGCGCCGCCGCGAAGATCGTCAAGCGCGGCGCGGCCGAGCTGGCCAAGGTGACCAGCACACTGGACGCCTCGGCGAAGATCCCCGGCACCGCGTGGTGGGTCGACCCGGTCACCAACCAGGTCGTCGTCGAGGTGGACAGCACCATCACCGGGGCCAAGCTGGCCCGGGTCAAGGCGGCCGCCGAGCGGCACGGCGCGGCCGTGCGGATCGAGCGGATGGCCGGCACGCTCAGCCTCACCATCGCCGGCGGCCAGGCGATCTACACCGGCGGCAGCCGCTGCTCACTCGGCTTCAACGTCCGCAGCGGCAGCACGTACTACTTCATCACCGCCGGGCACTGCACCAACATCGGCTCCACCTGGTACGGACCGACCTCCAGCGCGCTGCTGGGCACCCGGGCCGGCACCAGCTTCCCGACCAACGACTACGGCATCGTCCGGCTCAACTCCAGCAGCCACCCGGGCACTGTCCACCTCTACAGCGGCACCCAGGAGATCACCAGCGCCGGCAACGCGTACGTCGGCCAGTCCGTCCGCCGCAGCGGCAGCACCACCGGCGTCCGCAGCGGCAGCGTCACCGGTCTCAACGCGACGGTGAACTACCAGCAGGGCAGCGTCTACCAGATGATCCGCACCAACGTCTGCGCCCAGCCGGGCGACAGCGGCGGTTCGATGTTCGCCGGCACGGTCGCGCTGGGCCTGACCTCCGGCGGCAGCGGCAACTGCTCTACCGGCGGCACGACGTTCTTCCAGCCCGTACCGGAGGTGCTGAGCCGCTACGGCGTCAGCATCTACTGA
- a CDS encoding urease accessory protein UreD has protein sequence MRASARIVATADGPRGTRLAVLYGEPPLLPRRTGPAGGEAQVHLVGGAAGPLGGDVLAIEIEVREGARLCVRGVAASLALPGATGRRSRLTVTARVAAGGRLRWLTEPLIGAAGCDHESHSIMELAEGAALVWREELICGRYGEPAGDVRLATTVRYGGRTLLRNDLAVGPRAPGWDGPSVLGGGRAAGTVVLVDPSWATAGPPQPAVLDRTGAVLPLSGGPGVLVSAVGDDHAAVRRALDAGSDLVRPVDVDAAKGPEDDLRPLARSSISYQPTVHPVNQ, from the coding sequence ATGCGGGCCAGCGCGCGGATCGTCGCGACAGCGGACGGTCCACGCGGCACCAGGTTGGCCGTCCTGTACGGCGAGCCGCCGCTGCTGCCCCGCCGCACCGGGCCGGCCGGGGGCGAGGCGCAGGTGCACCTGGTGGGCGGGGCGGCCGGGCCGCTCGGCGGGGACGTTCTCGCCATCGAGATCGAGGTGCGCGAGGGCGCCCGACTCTGCGTACGCGGGGTGGCCGCCTCGCTGGCGTTGCCGGGGGCAACGGGCCGGCGGTCCCGGCTGACCGTGACCGCCCGGGTCGCGGCCGGTGGCCGGCTGCGCTGGCTGACCGAGCCGCTGATCGGCGCGGCGGGCTGCGACCACGAGTCGCACTCCATCATGGAGCTGGCCGAGGGCGCGGCGCTCGTCTGGCGCGAGGAACTGATCTGCGGTCGGTACGGCGAGCCGGCCGGTGACGTACGACTGGCGACGACCGTGCGGTACGGCGGGCGTACCCTGCTCCGCAATGATCTCGCGGTCGGACCGCGCGCCCCGGGCTGGGACGGCCCGTCGGTCCTCGGCGGCGGCCGGGCGGCCGGCACCGTCGTGCTGGTCGACCCGTCCTGGGCCACGGCCGGTCCACCTCAGCCAGCGGTACTCGACCGGACCGGGGCGGTGTTGCCGCTGTCGGGTGGGCCGGGGGTGCTGGTCAGCGCGGTGGGGGACGATCACGCCGCGGTCCGGCGGGCACTGGATGCCGGGTCCGATCTGGTCCGGCCGGTTGACGTCGACGCGGCGAAGGGGCCGGAGGACGACCTCCGGCCCCTTGCCCGATCGTCAATCAGCTATCAGCCGACTGTCCATCCGGTGAATCAGTAG
- the ureG gene encoding urease accessory protein UreG, producing the protein MRIGIGGPVGSGKTALVAALCKALGDELRLAVVTNDIYTTEDADFLLRHGVLPAERIRAVATGCCPHTAIRDDISANLDAVEDLEATLGPLDLVLVESGGDNLTATFSKGLIDRQIFVIDVAGGDKVPRKGGPGVTSADLLVINKTDLAPLVGADLSVMDRDATARRGDLPTVFLSLVEQPAADPVADWVRSLAAPPTGQEPVSQDSTGPAPTGRGAPGPAAGSVGVGPGR; encoded by the coding sequence GTGCGGATCGGGATCGGCGGGCCGGTCGGTTCCGGCAAGACCGCGCTTGTCGCCGCGCTCTGCAAGGCGCTCGGCGACGAACTGCGGCTGGCGGTGGTGACGAACGACATCTACACCACCGAGGACGCCGACTTCCTGCTGCGCCACGGTGTGCTGCCGGCGGAGCGGATCCGGGCGGTGGCGACCGGCTGCTGCCCACACACCGCGATCCGCGACGACATCTCCGCCAACCTGGACGCCGTCGAGGACCTGGAGGCGACTCTCGGTCCGTTGGACCTGGTGCTGGTGGAGAGCGGCGGGGACAACCTCACCGCCACCTTCAGCAAGGGCCTGATCGACCGGCAGATCTTCGTGATCGACGTGGCCGGCGGCGACAAGGTACCCCGCAAGGGCGGGCCGGGCGTCACCAGCGCCGACCTGCTGGTGATCAACAAGACCGACCTGGCGCCGCTGGTCGGCGCGGACCTGTCGGTGATGGACCGGGACGCGACGGCCCGCCGCGGCGACCTGCCGACCGTGTTCCTCTCCCTCGTGGAGCAGCCGGCCGCCGACCCGGTCGCCGACTGGGTCCGCTCGCTGGCCGCACCGCCGACCGGCCAGGAACCAGTCAGCCAGGACTCGACCGGCCCTGCGCCGACCGGCCGCGGCGCACCGGGACCGGCCGCCGGGAGCGTCGGAGTCGGACCGGGGCGCTGA
- a CDS encoding urease accessory UreF family protein, with the protein MSVLIPPVSATALLLLADGRLPAGGHAHSGGLEAAIGARRVTDLPTLAAFLRGRLHTTGRTTATFTAATCAALTPATPAGRVRELDAGVEVRTASPALRRASRAQGRALLRAGRAMWPVDPVYRDLHQPVALGVLAAAAGLGPVEAAVAGAYGTVTGPASAAVRLLALDPYAVHALLAELAGECDRLAAEAAERIAEPVDALPADSAPLLEIGAEDHETWEVRLFAS; encoded by the coding sequence ATGTCCGTGCTGATTCCGCCGGTGTCCGCCACCGCCCTGCTGCTGCTCGCCGACGGGCGGCTGCCGGCCGGCGGTCACGCCCACTCCGGTGGCCTGGAGGCGGCGATCGGTGCCCGCCGGGTCACCGACCTGCCCACCCTCGCCGCCTTCCTCCGCGGCCGTCTCCACACCACCGGCCGCACCACCGCCACCTTCACCGCCGCCACCTGCGCCGCCCTGACCCCCGCCACCCCCGCCGGGCGGGTGCGGGAGTTGGATGCGGGGGTGGAGGTGCGGACGGCGTCGCCGGCGTTGCGGCGGGCGTCGCGTGCCCAGGGGCGTGCGCTGCTGCGGGCCGGGCGCGCGATGTGGCCCGTCGATCCGGTTTACCGGGATCTGCACCAACCGGTCGCGCTGGGGGTGCTGGCCGCCGCGGCCGGGCTGGGGCCGGTCGAGGCGGCGGTGGCCGGGGCGTACGGCACGGTGACCGGGCCGGCCAGCGCCGCGGTGCGCCTGCTCGCCCTGGACCCGTACGCCGTGCACGCGCTGCTCGCGGAGCTGGCCGGCGAGTGTGACCGGCTGGCTGCCGAGGCCGCCGAGCGGATCGCCGAACCGGTCGACGCGCTACCCGCTGACTCCGCACCGCTGCTGGAGATCGGTGCCGAGGACCACGAAACCTGGGAGGTGCGTCTCTTTGCGTCCTGA
- a CDS encoding urease subunit alpha: MSTLDRRRYAALYGPTTGDRVRLADTNLLIEIEEDRCGYGDEAVFGGGKVIRESMGQSRATRAEGTPDTVITGAIVLDHWGVVKADVGIRDGRIVALGKAGNPDTMDGVHPELVIGPGTEVIAGNGKILTAGAIDSHVHLICPQVLETGLASGVTTIMGGGTGPAEGTKATTVTPNAWHLARMLESIDPWPVNVLLLGKGNTVSEDSMWEQLRGGAGGFKLHEDWGTTPAAIDACLRVADASGVQVAIHTDTLNEAGFVADTLAAIAGRSIHAYHTEGAGGGHAPDIITVAAQPNVLPSSTNPTRPHTRNTLDEHLDMLMVCHHLNPTVPEDLAFAESRIRPSTMAAEDILHDLGAISMIGSDSQAMGRAGEVIIRTWQTAHVMKARRGALPGDGAADNMRARRYVAKYTICPAVAHGIDGEVGSVEAGKLADLVLWDPAFFGVRPHLVLKGGMIAWAQMGDANASIPTPQPILPRPMFGAYGLVPAATSLAFVAPAAIDALLGDRIGLKRALCPVADTRSRGKSDLPLNDALPSIEVDPDTFTVRIDGDVVEPQPAIELPMAQRYFLF; encoded by the coding sequence GTGAGCACGCTGGACCGGCGGCGCTACGCCGCCCTCTACGGCCCGACCACCGGCGACCGGGTCCGGCTCGCCGACACCAACCTGCTCATCGAGATCGAGGAGGACCGCTGCGGGTACGGCGACGAGGCGGTCTTCGGCGGCGGCAAGGTGATCCGCGAGTCGATGGGCCAGTCCCGCGCCACCCGCGCCGAGGGCACCCCGGACACCGTCATCACCGGCGCGATCGTGCTCGACCACTGGGGTGTGGTGAAGGCCGACGTCGGCATCCGCGACGGTCGGATCGTCGCGCTCGGCAAGGCCGGCAACCCGGACACCATGGACGGCGTACACCCGGAGCTGGTGATCGGGCCGGGCACCGAGGTGATCGCCGGCAACGGGAAGATCCTCACCGCCGGGGCGATCGACAGCCACGTACACCTGATCTGCCCGCAGGTCCTGGAGACCGGGCTGGCCAGTGGCGTCACCACCATCATGGGTGGCGGCACCGGGCCGGCCGAGGGGACCAAGGCCACCACGGTCACCCCGAACGCCTGGCACCTGGCCCGGATGTTGGAGTCGATCGACCCGTGGCCGGTGAACGTGCTGCTGCTCGGCAAGGGCAACACGGTCAGCGAGGACTCGATGTGGGAGCAGCTGCGCGGCGGCGCGGGCGGCTTCAAACTGCACGAGGACTGGGGCACCACGCCGGCCGCGATCGACGCCTGCCTGCGGGTGGCCGACGCGTCCGGGGTGCAGGTGGCGATCCACACCGACACCCTCAACGAGGCCGGCTTCGTCGCCGACACCCTGGCCGCGATCGCCGGCCGCTCCATTCACGCCTACCACACCGAGGGCGCCGGTGGCGGGCACGCCCCGGACATCATCACCGTCGCCGCCCAGCCCAACGTGCTGCCGTCCTCGACCAACCCGACCCGCCCGCACACCCGGAACACCCTCGACGAGCACCTCGACATGCTGATGGTCTGCCACCATCTCAACCCGACGGTGCCGGAGGACCTGGCCTTCGCGGAGAGCCGCATCCGGCCCAGCACGATGGCCGCCGAGGACATCCTGCACGACCTGGGCGCCATCTCGATGATCGGCTCCGACTCGCAGGCGATGGGGCGGGCCGGCGAGGTGATCATCCGTACCTGGCAGACCGCGCACGTGATGAAGGCCCGCCGGGGCGCGCTGCCCGGCGACGGCGCCGCCGACAACATGCGGGCCCGCCGGTACGTCGCCAAGTACACGATCTGCCCGGCCGTGGCGCACGGCATCGACGGCGAGGTCGGCTCGGTCGAGGCCGGCAAGCTGGCCGACCTGGTGCTCTGGGACCCGGCCTTCTTCGGGGTACGCCCACACCTGGTGCTCAAGGGCGGCATGATCGCCTGGGCGCAGATGGGCGACGCGAACGCCTCCATCCCCACCCCGCAGCCGATCCTGCCCCGCCCGATGTTCGGCGCGTACGGCCTGGTGCCGGCCGCCACCAGCCTGGCGTTCGTGGCGCCGGCCGCGATCGACGCGCTGCTCGGCGACCGGATCGGCCTCAAGCGCGCCCTCTGCCCGGTGGCCGACACCCGGTCGCGCGGCAAGTCGGACCTGCCGCTCAACGACGCGCTGCCCTCCATCGAGGTGGACCCCGACACGTTCACGGTCCGCATCGACGGCGACGTCGTCGAGCCGCAGCCGGCGATCGAGCTGCCGATGGCACAGCGCTACTTCCTGTTCTGA
- a CDS encoding urease subunit beta yields MIPGETIPGDGDITLNAGKPVLTLPVRNTADRPVQVGSHYHFAEANPALDFDRSAAWGHRLAVPAGTSVRFEPGIGRDVELVPLTGARVVAGLRGECAGPLDNAPGAATGAIGSDAGSGAV; encoded by the coding sequence GTGATCCCCGGCGAGACGATCCCCGGCGACGGCGACATCACCCTCAACGCCGGCAAGCCGGTGCTGACGCTGCCGGTGCGCAACACCGCGGACCGGCCGGTGCAGGTCGGGTCGCACTACCACTTCGCCGAGGCGAACCCGGCGCTGGACTTCGACCGCTCGGCGGCCTGGGGGCACCGGCTGGCGGTGCCGGCCGGCACGTCGGTGCGCTTCGAACCGGGCATCGGCCGCGACGTCGAGCTGGTCCCGCTGACCGGCGCCCGGGTGGTGGCCGGCCTGCGTGGCGAGTGCGCCGGGCCGCTGGACAACGCGCCCGGCGCGGCCACCGGCGCCATCGGCAGCGACGCGGGATCGGGGGCGGTGTGA
- a CDS encoding urease subunit gamma has product MFLARHEQERLMIHVAADVATKRRERGLRLNYPEAVAVITAFLLEGARDGRSVADLMESGRHVLTRDDVLDGVPEMLPEVQVEATFPDGTKLVTVHGPIS; this is encoded by the coding sequence TTGTTCCTCGCCCGCCACGAGCAGGAGCGGTTGATGATTCACGTCGCCGCCGACGTCGCCACCAAACGCCGGGAGCGCGGGCTGCGGCTCAACTACCCGGAGGCGGTCGCGGTGATCACCGCGTTCCTGCTGGAGGGCGCCCGCGACGGCCGCTCGGTGGCCGACCTGATGGAGTCCGGCCGGCACGTGCTCACCCGCGACGACGTCCTCGACGGGGTCCCGGAGATGCTGCCCGAGGTGCAGGTGGAGGCGACCTTTCCGGACGGCACCAAGCTGGTCACCGTGCACGGGCCGATCTCGTGA
- a CDS encoding M23 family metallopeptidase, with product MTSTGPQVLLALPFTGRWLARNSPARRVPSHGTDLLGSRYAIDFIGVDDRRRTARRRDWRTFLATEPPERFLAFGAPILAPAGGRVVAAHDGETDHAARRSQLALIPYAMGQAGRLRAGVAAIAGNHLIVELADGGGYVAVVHLRVGSLRVGVGDRVTVGQQVAECGNSGNSTQPHVHLQVSDRAEMASAQGVPMAFRRFREWPRGAREATVRESGLPAEGAVVEPLP from the coding sequence ATGACTTCGACCGGCCCCCAGGTGCTGCTCGCGTTGCCGTTCACCGGGCGGTGGCTGGCCCGCAACAGTCCGGCCCGGCGGGTGCCCAGCCACGGCACCGACCTGCTGGGCAGCCGGTACGCCATCGACTTCATCGGGGTGGACGACCGCCGCCGGACCGCCCGGCGCCGGGACTGGCGCACGTTTCTCGCCACCGAGCCGCCGGAGCGGTTCCTCGCTTTCGGAGCGCCGATCCTGGCCCCGGCGGGCGGTCGGGTGGTCGCCGCGCACGACGGCGAGACCGACCACGCGGCCCGCCGCTCGCAACTGGCCCTCATTCCGTACGCGATGGGTCAGGCGGGTCGGCTGCGGGCCGGAGTGGCGGCGATCGCCGGCAACCACCTGATCGTCGAGCTGGCCGACGGCGGCGGGTACGTGGCCGTCGTACACCTGCGGGTTGGTTCGTTGCGGGTGGGGGTGGGCGACCGGGTCACGGTCGGGCAGCAGGTGGCCGAGTGCGGGAACTCCGGCAACTCGACCCAGCCGCACGTGCACCTGCAGGTCAGCGACCGGGCGGAGATGGCCTCGGCGCAGGGGGTGCCGATGGCGTTCCGGCGGTTCCGGGAGTGGCCGCGAGGCGCGCGGGAGGCCACCGTCCGGGAGTCCGGCCTGCCGGCCGAGGGCGCGGTCGTCGAACCCTTGCCCTGA
- a CDS encoding amidase yields the protein MSTWISRFDPPAGGPADRVRVAVKDAFDVAGTITTAGCVAVRDRAVPATSDAACLAGVRAAGAYLVGKTTLTEMCVSPIGDNAEFGTPVNPVAPDRIPGGSSSGSAVAVATGEADIGLGTDTGGSVRIPAACCGIVGLKTTWGRVPMAGVWPLAPTLDTVGPLARDVAGVVTGMRLLEPGWTVARPPARRVGRLRIAGVDARVGDAVDAALDAAGLAVREVRLAGWADTYDAFGTIIVGELWRAHGDLLDADGVGELVNGGLWAGRGLTGERLAEALAARGRWQAEVAAALAEVEVLALPTLVGPPPLVTDYVGFPITELTAPFNLAGVPALAMPVPSPGFPVPVSLQLVAPMHAEDLLCATALTIEASVRNA from the coding sequence GTGTCGACCTGGATCAGCCGCTTCGACCCGCCCGCCGGCGGGCCGGCCGACCGGGTCCGGGTCGCCGTCAAGGACGCCTTCGACGTGGCCGGCACGATCACCACGGCGGGCTGCGTCGCGGTCCGGGACCGGGCGGTACCGGCCACCTCCGACGCGGCCTGCCTGGCCGGGGTACGGGCGGCCGGGGCGTACCTCGTCGGCAAGACCACGCTCACCGAAATGTGCGTCAGCCCGATCGGGGACAACGCGGAGTTCGGAACCCCGGTCAACCCGGTGGCGCCCGACCGGATCCCGGGCGGCTCGTCCAGCGGCAGCGCGGTCGCGGTCGCCACCGGCGAGGCCGACATTGGGTTGGGCACCGACACCGGTGGCTCGGTGCGGATCCCGGCCGCCTGCTGCGGGATCGTCGGGCTGAAGACCACCTGGGGCCGGGTGCCCATGGCCGGGGTATGGCCGCTGGCGCCCACCCTGGACACCGTCGGCCCACTGGCCCGGGACGTGGCCGGGGTGGTGACCGGGATGCGCCTGCTCGAACCCGGGTGGACCGTGGCCAGGCCGCCCGCCCGCCGGGTCGGCCGGCTACGGATCGCCGGCGTCGATGCGCGCGTTGGGGACGCCGTCGACGCCGCGCTCGACGCGGCCGGGCTGGCGGTACGGGAGGTGCGGCTGGCCGGCTGGGCGGACACCTACGACGCCTTCGGCACGATCATCGTCGGCGAGCTGTGGCGGGCGCACGGCGACCTGCTCGACGCCGACGGGGTGGGGGAGCTGGTCAACGGGGGACTGTGGGCGGGTCGGGGCCTGACCGGCGAGCGGTTGGCCGAGGCGCTGGCCGCGCGTGGGCGGTGGCAGGCCGAGGTCGCGGCGGCACTGGCCGAGGTCGAGGTGCTGGCGTTGCCGACGCTTGTCGGGCCGCCGCCGCTGGTCACCGACTACGTGGGCTTCCCGATCACCGAGCTGACCGCGCCGTTCAACCTCGCGGGCGTACCGGCGCTCGCCATGCCGGTGCCGTCACCGGGCTTTCCGGTGCCGGTCAGCCTGCAACTCGTCGCCCCGATGCACGCCGAAGACCTGCTCTGCGCCACCGCCCTCACGATCGAAGCGTCGGTCCGGAACGCATGA
- a CDS encoding amphi-Trp domain-containing protein: MDIFEDARTVSRTDLAAWLRQLANQLEDTGQLFYGAAGTVTVADQVRCELEIEAEDDEFSIEIEFSWAKPKAVEAAAAAGATDQSDPAEKPQETEAEAEAEAEKEPLEAAA; this comes from the coding sequence ATGGACATCTTCGAGGACGCCCGTACCGTCTCCCGGACCGATCTTGCCGCCTGGCTGCGTCAGCTCGCGAACCAGTTGGAGGACACCGGCCAGCTCTTCTACGGCGCCGCCGGCACGGTCACCGTCGCCGACCAGGTGCGGTGCGAGCTGGAGATCGAGGCGGAGGACGACGAGTTCTCGATCGAGATCGAGTTCTCCTGGGCGAAGCCGAAGGCGGTCGAGGCGGCTGCGGCGGCTGGGGCGACCGACCAGTCCGATCCGGCCGAGAAGCCGCAGGAGACCGAAGCCGAGGCCGAGGCGGAAGCCGAGAAGGAGCCGCTGGAGGCCGCCGCCTAG